Proteins encoded by one window of Salvia splendens isolate huo1 chromosome 14, SspV2, whole genome shotgun sequence:
- the LOC121765819 gene encoding purple acid phosphatase 17-like, whose protein sequence is MGSCNNTMAVLIMVSLLIVCRVSADLERFEQTTKRDGTLRFLVVGDWGRRGEFNQSQVAFQMGRIGEEMDIDFVVSTGDNFYDNGLKGVEDPNFVDSFTNVYTPKSLQKQWFSVLGNHDYRGDAVAQLSPLLRKIDSRWLCLRSFIVNAEVAELLFVDTSPFVEEYFTNPGDHVYDWRGVYSPKTYTSHLLKDLELALKNSKARWKIVVGHHAIRSVSHHGDTQELVDQLLPILEANDVDLYMNGHDHCLQRISHTKSPIQFLTSGAGSKTWRGDVNTTNEQGLEFFYDGQGFMSVELSPSDVAVVFYDVFGAILHRWTMFKSVLHSIV, encoded by the exons ATGGGGAGTTGCAACAATACCATGGCTGTGTTAATCATGGTGAGTTTATTAATTGTGTGCAGAGTTTCAGCGGATTTGGAGAGATTTGAGCAGACAACAAAACGTGACGGAACGCTCAGATTTCTTGTGGTCGGAGATTGGGGAAGAAggggcgaattcaaccaatcaCAGGTTGCTTTTCAG ATGGGAAGAATTGGTGAAGAAATGGACATAGATTTTGTGGTGTCAACTGGTGATAATTTCTACGATAATGGATTGAAAGGCGTCGAAGATCCAAACTTTGTTGATTCTTTTACAAATGTTTACACTCCCAAGAGCCTCCAAAAGCAGTGGTTTAGTG TTTTGGGGAACCATGATTATAGAGGCGATGCTGTGGCCCAACTGAGCCCATTGCTTAGAAAAATCGACTCAAGATGGCTTTGCTTGAGGTCTTTTATTGTTAATGCAG AGGTGGCAGAATTGTTGTTTGTGGACACATCTCCATTTGTGGAAGAGTATTTCACAAATCCAGGTGATCATGTCTATGATTGGCGTGGCGTGTACTCTCCTAAAACCTATACTTCCCACTTACTAAAA GATCTTGAATTAGCATTGAAGAATTCGAAAGCAAGATGGAAAATTGTGGTGGGTCATCATGCCATTCGAAGTGTGAGCCACCATGGCGACACTCAAGAGCTTGTGGATCAGCTTCTTCCTATTCTTgag GCCAACGATGTTGATCTTTATATGAACGGACATGATCATTGTCTTCAGCGCATTAGCCACACCAAAAG TCCGATCCAATTTTTGACAAGTGGGGCCGGGTCGAAAACATGGAGGGGGGATGTGAATACAACCAACGAGCAAGGTTTGGAATTCTTTTACGACGGGCAAGGATTCATGTCCGTTGAACTATCACCGAGTGATGTTGCAGTTGTATTTTACGACGTTTTTGGTGCGATTTTGCATAGGTGGACTATGTTCAAATCCGTACTCCATTCGATTGTATAA